Below is a window of Pyrobaculum aerophilum str. IM2 DNA.
GGCGGCGTGATATACTACGCCCTGCTCATCTCGCCTAAGAACACTCTGAGAACAACGGCGAGAAAATTGGCGTCTCAGGGATGGAGGCTTTTAGTGATGATTGAGAAGAAGGCTGTTAAAAAGACTCCGAGCGAGACAGACGCTCGATAAATTCTAAAAACCCCGACTCCTCGGAGTACCCCAGCCAGTCCACCACGTCGCTGTGGCACCTTCCCCCCGCGACGCACTTTTTTAATAATTCAAAGGTCTCCTCCGGTCTTCTCCTGGTAACGTCTATTTGCGCCACCTCTCCCCACCTCTCCCTCGCCTTGATGAGGACTACGTCTAATATCTCCGCCCAAACATTGTCCAATATTTTTTTCAAGGGCCAGCCCCGTCTTTTCAGCTCGGCAAATAACACGTCTGGGGCCTTGCGCAGGACAATTACAACTTCGGGGTCGGGCACTAACTCCACCACATGAGTGTCTATAATGTGCCCGGGCTCTACGACGCTGTGCACTCTCTTTACGGCGCCGTCCAAATCCACAATTTCATAAGTGTCTAACTCCGGGATGTAAGTTACATACGGAGTGCCGGCGAGGAGCTCGCCCACTGATATGCACTTAGTGTTTAAAAAAGCCGCCAGTTTTCTGCAGTGAGTGGTTTTGCCGACGCCGGGCGTTCCAGTTATCAACGCCTTAGGGCGCCGTGCGTCGAACATCTCGGGGGAACGGCACTACGTCTCTTATGTGATCAGCCCCAGTAATCCACATAGTTAATCTGTCCACCCCGAGCCCGAAGCCGGCGTGGGGGACAGAGCCGTATTTCCTCAAATCAATATACCACCAATAGTCCTTGGGGTTCAGCCCAAACCTCACTATTTTCTCCACTAGCTCTTTCTCCTCGTAAATTCTCTCGCCGCCTCCAATAACTTCTCCATAGCCCTCTGGCAGTAACACGTCGAAGCTCAAAGTGACCTCGGGCCTCTTGGGGTCGTTTCTGTGGTAAAACGCCTTGAGCTTCTCCGGAAAGCCGTAGAGAATAATCGGCTTGTCAAATTCAAGAGTTAAAGCCCTCTCCTCGTCTGCGCCAATGTCATCGCCCCAGTTAATGGAAATCCCCTTTTTCCTCAAAATATCCACCGCCTCGTCGTAGCTCACTCTATAAAACGGCGGCTTGGCCCTTTCGAGAAATTCAGTCCTCCTGCCCAGTAGCCTCAACTCGTCTTGTCTCTCCGCCAGTACTCTCTCCACTACGTAGCTTATGAGCTCTTCTCCAACGCGAGCGGCATCATTCATGCCGGCCCACGCCATTTCCATCTCGGCGTGCCAAAACTCCGTGAGGTGGCGTCGTGTGCGCGAGGGCTCCGCCCTGAAGCTGGGCGCAATGACGTAAACTTTCTCGAGGCTGTAAATGAGTACTTCTAGATAAAACTGGGAGCTCTGAGTGAGGTACACTGGCTGTCCGAAGTAATCGACTTTAAACAACGTGGCGCCCCCCTCCACCGCCGCTGTGATAAACATGGGGGTGTGGACTTCGTAAAAGCCGTTTTTCCTAAAATACTCGTGTATAGCCCCAAATATAGTATGCCTAATCTTCAACACGGCTTGCATCTTCCTGCTCCTCACCCATAGATGTCTCACGTCTAGTAGGTATTCGCTGTCGGCAACTACTGCATCTTCGTTTATTGGATAGGGCTCTCCTATGTACGCCCAGTCGACGCTCTCCACATGTAGCTCCACTCCCCCCGGCGCCCTGGGCTCTCTCACCAACGCCCCCGTGACCACTATTGAGGACTCGAGGTTGAGCTCCTCGGCGTCTTTAAGCCTCTCCCGCGGAAATACCAACTGGATCACCCCAGTTGAGTCGCGGAGTAGAATAAACGCCTTTTCTTTTAAAACCCTTTTGCGGTAGACCCAGCCTCGCAACGTGACGCGGCCCTCGCCTCTTTTCAGCGCCTCGTTAATTGTAATAGCCTTTTTATACGGCTCCATTGGTCACTCCTGCCTTACCTCTTTAAAAATGCCAATTATAACCCCTCCGGCGCAGTCGCCCGCCGGTTTGCCCACGTAATCCCCCTCTTGGTATTTCCTCCTCCGCTCAGCCCCGTCGCCGCATCTAATTACTGTATATACCTCAGCCGGCCTTTCCCTATTCCTTATGGCGGACTCCCTCCAGAACATATATGTAAAGAGGAGGAGCATTAATAAAGCAATCCCAGTAATTATTATTACGTCAAGACTCATTTGCCTTCAATAATTCCCGCCTTAACGTAGTCCTCTTCTCCATATCCCAACGCGGCGAGGACTTCGTAAAGAGCTTTAACGCCGCTCATAGCCACGTTGCCCGCCCCCGCCTCTCCAGCGGCGTTTGAGGCATATCTCATATCCTTCGCGGCGTTTTTCAGAGTGAATGTGGGCTGAGCACTGCCTAACATTCTGTCTATATAACGCGCCGCAATTTCTTTAAACACAGTCTGGGATAGGAGCTCTTTAAAGACATCTGGCTTAATCCCGTATTTAATTGCCAACGTCGTGGCCTCGCCCAGCACCGCCACAGTAGATATAAGAAGAGTGTTAAAGGCGAGTTTCAACGCCGCGGCCTTTATGCTATCGCCTATGTAAAACAACGCGCCGAATTTCTCCAGTATCGGCCTCGTCTTTGTATATATCTCCTCGTGCGCTCCCACTATGTATATCGCGTCGCCGTTCTCTACATTTCTAGGACTTCCCACAACTGGCATCGCAAAGGCCCTCCTCCCCCGCGCGGTTAGTATCTCAAGAGCCCGCTTTACCCCCTGTATTGAATAGGTGCCGCATAGGGCGACGTAATCCCCGCCTATATCGGGCACAACGGCTAACAAAGCGTCGTCGTCTGAGACAAATACGGCAACAAGCCCCCTAGCCTCTGCCAGTTTTTCAATTGGGCGGCCCGGCGCGTCTTTAACCCTCTCCCTAGTGCGGTTCCACCACAACACCTCAAATCCTTGGGAATACGCACGTTTGGCGAAGGCCCTCCCCATATTTCCCATGCCCACTACAGTAATTTCCATCACGTAGTAAAACTAAAGGTGTTTATATCTCTATCTAAATATTACTCCTCTATGCGTCTCTTGCGGACAGACCCCACAAGGCCCGACCCTGAGGTAATTAAGACTGCAGCCGAGGTGTTAAAAAACGGGGGTATTGTGGCGGCCCCCACCGAGACAGTCTACGGGCTTTTTACTCACGCCTATAGGGAAGACGGGTGCGTTAAAGTGTTTAAAGCAAAGGGGCGGCCTATGGACAACCCGCTTATTGTACACGTCGACTCGGTGGAGATGGCCTCCGAGATCGCAGAAATACCAGAGGGGATAAGAGGCGTTTTAGCCCAGCTGTGGCCCGGCCCGGTTACAATTGTGGTGAAATCCCGCGGCGTTGTGCCCAGATGCGTCACCGCAGGGCTTAATACAGTTGCCGTCAGAGCGCCGGCTCACCCAATTCCGCTCGCAATTATAAAAGAGCTCAATGCGCCTATAGCGGGGCCCAGTGCGAATAAAGCCGGGAGGCCCAGCCCCACTACGGCGACACACATCCTTGAGGACTTGGGGGATGAGGTCGATCTCATAATCGACGGAGGGCCTACCTTCTTCGGCGTAGAGTCAACTATTATAGACGTCACGAGAAAGCCGCCAGCGTTACTGCGCCCGGGGCCTTTCACTGTGGAGGAGCTGGAAAAGTTCTTCGGCGAGATTCAAATACCTCCGGTGGCCAGGGGGTTAGCAGAGGCAGAAGTCGCGCTGGCGCCTGGCATGAAGTATAAACACTACGCCCCCGACACAATGCTTGTAATAGTCCATTTCGATTTGGCAGAGGCGGTTAAGGTCTTGAAGGCGAGGGGTTTGAAAGTTGCTGTGTTATGCGCCGCTGGGAAGTGCGCAGACGCAGACGCGTCGCTCCACCTCGGCACTGATTTATACGAAGTCGCGAAAAATCTCTACAAATCGCTACGAGATTTAGACAAACTCTCTGTTAACATCGGCATTATCCCCGCCGTTGAGGAGAGGGGAATTGGGCTGGCGATTATGAACAGAATCCGCAAAGCCGCTGCGCACAGAGAGGCTTTCAGCCCAGAGCAACTATTGAAATACATATGAGCTGGATAAAGGAGTTCTTCGACGACGTCTATTTAGACTTTGTGATGCACTATAAAGGCGAGGAGATATCGAGGGACGAGGCGTTATTTATACAACAGGCGTTGCAAATAGAGCCTGGGAAGAGAGTGCTAGACGTGGCGTGCGGCCACGGGCGTCACATGCAGTTTCTCCCTAAG
It encodes the following:
- a CDS encoding adenylate kinase family protein, yielding MFDARRPKALITGTPGVGKTTHCRKLAAFLNTKCISVGELLAGTPYVTYIPELDTYEIVDLDGAVKRVHSVVEPGHIIDTHVVELVPDPEVVIVLRKAPDVLFAELKRRGWPLKKILDNVWAEILDVVLIKARERWGEVAQIDVTRRRPEETFELLKKCVAGGRCHSDVVDWLGYSEESGFLEFIERLSRSESF
- the asnS gene encoding asparagine--tRNA ligase translates to MEPYKKAITINEALKRGEGRVTLRGWVYRKRVLKEKAFILLRDSTGVIQLVFPRERLKDAEELNLESSIVVTGALVREPRAPGGVELHVESVDWAYIGEPYPINEDAVVADSEYLLDVRHLWVRSRKMQAVLKIRHTIFGAIHEYFRKNGFYEVHTPMFITAAVEGGATLFKVDYFGQPVYLTQSSQFYLEVLIYSLEKVYVIAPSFRAEPSRTRRHLTEFWHAEMEMAWAGMNDAARVGEELISYVVERVLAERQDELRLLGRRTEFLERAKPPFYRVSYDEAVDILRKKGISINWGDDIGADEERALTLEFDKPIILYGFPEKLKAFYHRNDPKRPEVTLSFDVLLPEGYGEVIGGGERIYEEKELVEKIVRFGLNPKDYWWYIDLRKYGSVPHAGFGLGVDRLTMWITGADHIRDVVPFPRDVRRTAP
- a CDS encoding NAD(P)-dependent oxidoreductase, whose amino-acid sequence is MEITVVGMGNMGRAFAKRAYSQGFEVLWWNRTRERVKDAPGRPIEKLAEARGLVAVFVSDDDALLAVVPDIGGDYVALCGTYSIQGVKRALEILTARGRRAFAMPVVGSPRNVENGDAIYIVGAHEEIYTKTRPILEKFGALFYIGDSIKAAALKLAFNTLLISTVAVLGEATTLAIKYGIKPDVFKELLSQTVFKEIAARYIDRMLGSAQPTFTLKNAAKDMRYASNAAGEAGAGNVAMSGVKALYEVLAALGYGEEDYVKAGIIEGK
- a CDS encoding L-threonylcarbamoyladenylate synthase, with the protein product MRLLRTDPTRPDPEVIKTAAEVLKNGGIVAAPTETVYGLFTHAYREDGCVKVFKAKGRPMDNPLIVHVDSVEMASEIAEIPEGIRGVLAQLWPGPVTIVVKSRGVVPRCVTAGLNTVAVRAPAHPIPLAIIKELNAPIAGPSANKAGRPSPTTATHILEDLGDEVDLIIDGGPTFFGVESTIIDVTRKPPALLRPGPFTVEELEKFFGEIQIPPVARGLAEAEVALAPGMKYKHYAPDTMLVIVHFDLAEAVKVLKARGLKVAVLCAAGKCADADASLHLGTDLYEVAKNLYKSLRDLDKLSVNIGIIPAVEERGIGLAIMNRIRKAAAHREAFSPEQLLKYI